In a genomic window of Croceibacterium sp. TMG7-5b_MA50:
- a CDS encoding FecR domain-containing protein, with translation MERLLEARASGSDADWDAIYRWIEEDPAHGVAFARAEASWDLAERLREDPAYHDQPVAEPIAAPRTIHPWTRWGWPAAAIAACVAMVGIITLQFGMAVDTYHTAIGQRRTVQLADGSAVTLNTGSAIEVALTDRTRAVTLLRGEASFTVAPDRQRPFVVTTDGLTVHAIGTAFNVRLRPQLTEVTVTEGVVAINGARPDEQLVRAGRAAAVRPGAVAVTSLRGAEIDRRLAWRGGKLSFDGDTLEQAVAEFNRYRTSPIVIGDPALAGLRIGGTFRADGSDDFAEALGDLFGIRVLRGQDGSLLLVATEQ, from the coding sequence GTGGAACGCCTTCTGGAGGCGCGCGCCAGCGGGTCTGACGCCGACTGGGACGCAATCTACCGCTGGATCGAGGAGGACCCCGCTCATGGCGTCGCCTTCGCCCGGGCGGAGGCTTCATGGGACCTGGCCGAACGGCTGCGCGAAGATCCCGCCTACCATGATCAGCCGGTGGCAGAGCCTATTGCCGCGCCGCGCACTATCCACCCATGGACGCGCTGGGGCTGGCCGGCGGCGGCGATCGCCGCCTGTGTCGCAATGGTCGGCATCATCACCCTGCAGTTCGGCATGGCGGTGGACACCTACCACACGGCCATAGGGCAGCGGCGCACCGTGCAACTGGCCGATGGCAGCGCCGTCACGCTCAACACCGGCAGCGCGATCGAGGTTGCATTGACCGATCGTACCCGCGCCGTCACCCTGCTGCGTGGGGAGGCAAGCTTCACCGTCGCGCCGGACAGGCAACGCCCCTTCGTGGTTACCACTGACGGGCTGACGGTCCATGCCATCGGCACCGCGTTCAACGTCCGCCTCCGCCCGCAACTGACGGAGGTGACGGTGACCGAAGGGGTTGTGGCGATCAACGGCGCGCGACCCGACGAACAGCTGGTGCGCGCGGGCCGGGCCGCGGCCGTGCGCCCCGGTGCGGTTGCCGTCACATCCCTGCGCGGCGCCGAGATCGACCGCCGCCTCGCCTGGCGTGGCGGCAAGCTGAGCTTCGACGGTGATACGCTGGAACAGGCCGTGGCGGAGTTCAACCGGTACCGCACCAGCCCGATCGTCATCGGCGATCCCGCGCTCGCCGGGCTGCGCATCGGCGGCACGTTCCGCGCCGACGGGTCCGACGATTTCGCCGAAGCGCTGGGCGATCTGTTCGGCATCCGGGTCCTGCGTGGGCAGGATGGCTCGCTGTTGCTGGTCGCGACCGAGCAGTAG
- a CDS encoding CRTAC1 family protein: MPASRVALSRLALAAALLLAGPAVGQEGGEHGGVPLPAAGTPPVPFAPVQANLFNYPGSLSNAWGDFDNDGDLDLAVSTKAGEVRLYRNDAGTFTSIGEAAGLPLKAHELRGLSWGDYDGDGLLDLLGGATDPKQPTLVFRNGGDGRFAEVSADIGLNFAGRSARQTSWVDIDNDGDLDLYAADRIGPNRVMMNNGGSFTQARAGEGISDTRATVGACWFDFDTDGDLDLFLANQSGDTDALWRNDGDTFVDVAAAAGVASPGRSKAAGGVGCAIGDYDNDGRLDLFVPSYGANGLYRNKGDGTFEDVSAKTGVSFVNHSVGAAWGDYDNDGWLDLSLMAYEGPAGEQVPTNALLHSESDGAGGRRFVNVLARDSVVNAGDHGVQWVDYDGDGLLDLSLTDGYGPTGGHPVFRNTLGVDVGRRSLSVLVLDAQGRFTRVGAEVRLRDAGGTVIATRQVGSGDGYNTQSALPAHFGLASMAPVSVEVTFLTPGGRRPVVQENVDPAAYAGKALIVREPAG, translated from the coding sequence ATGCCCGCCTCCCGTGTAGCGCTTTCGCGTCTCGCCCTCGCCGCTGCCCTGCTGCTGGCTGGTCCCGCCGTCGGGCAGGAAGGGGGCGAACATGGCGGCGTACCGCTGCCCGCCGCCGGCACGCCTCCCGTGCCGTTCGCGCCTGTGCAGGCCAACCTGTTCAACTATCCCGGATCGCTGTCCAACGCCTGGGGCGATTTCGACAATGACGGCGACCTCGACCTCGCGGTCAGCACCAAGGCGGGCGAGGTGCGGCTGTATCGCAACGATGCCGGCACCTTCACCAGCATCGGCGAGGCGGCGGGCCTGCCGCTGAAGGCGCACGAACTGCGCGGCCTCAGCTGGGGGGATTATGACGGCGACGGACTGCTCGACCTTCTGGGCGGGGCGACCGATCCCAAGCAGCCGACGCTGGTGTTCCGCAATGGGGGCGACGGCCGCTTCGCCGAGGTGAGCGCGGACATCGGCCTCAACTTCGCCGGCCGGTCCGCCCGCCAGACCAGCTGGGTCGATATCGACAATGACGGCGACCTGGACCTGTATGCCGCCGACCGGATCGGCCCGAACCGGGTGATGATGAACAATGGCGGCTCCTTCACGCAGGCCCGCGCCGGCGAAGGTATCTCCGACACGCGGGCGACGGTGGGCGCCTGCTGGTTCGACTTCGACACCGATGGTGACCTGGATCTGTTCCTGGCGAACCAGTCGGGCGACACCGATGCGCTGTGGCGCAATGATGGCGATACCTTCGTCGATGTGGCGGCGGCGGCGGGCGTCGCCAGTCCGGGTCGGAGCAAGGCGGCAGGCGGCGTCGGTTGTGCGATCGGCGATTACGACAATGACGGGCGGCTGGACCTGTTCGTGCCCAGCTATGGCGCGAACGGCCTGTACCGCAACAAGGGTGACGGTACGTTCGAGGATGTGTCCGCGAAGACCGGCGTCAGCTTCGTCAACCATTCGGTCGGCGCGGCCTGGGGCGACTACGACAATGACGGTTGGCTGGACCTGTCGCTGATGGCCTATGAAGGGCCGGCGGGCGAACAGGTGCCGACCAACGCCCTGCTGCATAGCGAGAGCGACGGCGCGGGCGGGCGACGCTTCGTCAACGTGCTGGCGCGCGACAGCGTGGTCAATGCCGGCGACCACGGCGTGCAATGGGTCGATTACGATGGCGACGGCCTGCTCGACTTGTCGCTTACCGATGGTTACGGCCCGACCGGCGGGCATCCGGTGTTCCGCAACACGCTAGGCGTCGATGTCGGGCGGCGCAGCCTGTCCGTGCTGGTGCTGGATGCGCAAGGCCGTTTTACGAGAGTCGGCGCGGAGGTGCGGCTGCGTGATGCGGGCGGCACCGTGATTGCCACGCGCCAGGTGGGCAGCGGCGACGGCTACAACACGCAAAGCGCGCTGCCGGCCCACTTCGGTCTTGCCAGCATGGCGCCGGTCAGCGTCGAGGTGACGTTCCTGACACCTGGTGGACGGCGGCCGGTCGTGCAGGAGAATGTCGATCCCGCCGCCTATGCGGGCAAGGCGCTGATCGTGCGGGAGCCTGCTGGCTGA
- a CDS encoding MFS transporter: MVEEQQVMTHGAGRPATDRRLRSIIGGSLGNLVEWYDWYVYSAFALYFAPVFFPSDDPTAQLLSAAAIFAVGFLMRPLGAWMMGIYADRHGRKAGLALSVALMGGGSALIAITPSYATIGNIAPLLLLFARLMQGASVGGEYGASATYLSEMATPKSRGFFSSFQYVTLIAGQLLALCVLLALQAVLSEAQLEQWGWRIPFAIGAVMAISVYVLRRGLQETEAFERTKADPAQPKSSAWALVRRHPIPAATVVAMTAGGTLAFYAYSTYMQKFLVNTAGFGRQTATAIMASALFIYMLMQPLAGALSDRIGRRPLLIGFGFGGALFTVPIFTRLETVTSSFTAFLLVLAGLVLVTGYTSINAIVKAELFPAHIRALGVALPYALANTLFGGTAEYVALRLKSAGLEDGFYWYVSALIALSLLVYLRMPETRLNGAMAADGLPER, translated from the coding sequence ATGGTGGAGGAACAGCAGGTAATGACCCATGGCGCAGGCCGGCCTGCCACCGACCGGCGGCTGCGTTCGATCATCGGCGGGTCGCTGGGCAATCTGGTCGAATGGTACGACTGGTACGTCTATTCCGCCTTCGCGCTGTATTTCGCGCCGGTCTTCTTCCCCTCCGACGATCCCACCGCCCAGCTGCTGAGTGCGGCGGCGATCTTCGCGGTCGGCTTCCTGATGCGGCCGCTGGGTGCGTGGATGATGGGCATCTATGCCGACCGACATGGCCGCAAGGCGGGTCTGGCGCTGTCGGTCGCGCTGATGGGCGGCGGGTCGGCGCTGATCGCGATCACGCCATCCTACGCCACGATCGGGAATATCGCGCCGCTGTTGCTGCTGTTCGCGCGGTTGATGCAGGGGGCGAGCGTGGGCGGCGAATATGGCGCCAGCGCCACCTACCTGTCGGAAATGGCGACGCCGAAATCGCGCGGCTTCTTCTCCAGCTTCCAGTACGTGACGCTGATCGCCGGGCAATTGCTGGCGCTGTGCGTGCTGCTGGCGTTGCAGGCGGTATTGTCGGAAGCGCAGCTGGAACAATGGGGCTGGCGCATCCCCTTCGCCATCGGTGCCGTCATGGCGATCAGCGTCTATGTCCTGCGCCGTGGATTGCAGGAGACAGAGGCGTTCGAGCGTACGAAGGCCGATCCCGCGCAGCCCAAGTCCAGCGCCTGGGCACTGGTGCGCCGCCACCCGATACCGGCCGCCACAGTGGTGGCGATGACGGCCGGGGGCACGCTCGCCTTCTATGCCTATTCCACCTACATGCAGAAATTCCTGGTCAACACGGCCGGGTTCGGGCGGCAGACCGCCACCGCCATCATGGCGTCCGCATTGTTCATCTACATGCTGATGCAACCGCTGGCGGGTGCCCTGTCCGACCGGATCGGCCGGCGACCGCTGCTGATCGGCTTCGGCTTCGGCGGTGCGCTGTTCACCGTGCCGATCTTCACCCGGCTGGAGACGGTGACATCGTCCTTTACCGCCTTCCTGCTGGTGCTGGCGGGGCTGGTGCTGGTGACCGGCTACACCTCCATCAACGCCATCGTGAAGGCGGAGCTGTTCCCCGCGCATATCCGCGCGCTGGGCGTCGCCCTGCCCTACGCGCTCGCCAACACGCTGTTCGGCGGCACGGCGGAATATGTCGCGCTGCGGCTCAAGAGCGCGGGGCTGGAGGACGGCTTCTACTGGTACGTCTCCGCGCTGATCGCGCTGTCGCTCCTTGTTTACCTGCGTATGCCCGAAACCCGGCTGAACGGCGCCATGGCGGCCGACGGCCTTCCCGAAAGGTGA
- a CDS encoding carboxylesterase/lipase family protein encodes MQRREAIGLLAAAPLVLAARGRRGAGGDPVATTVHGRVRGLREDGVLAFRGVRYGADTATTRFSRALPPAAWDGIADATRYGAAAPQTRAGEPTSEDCLFLNVWTPATDGARRPVMVYLHGGAHAHGSGSDPLYDGGNLVRRGDVVVVTLNHRLAGLGYCYLAQLGGPAESGNVGNLDIVLALQWVRANIAAFGGDPDCVMLFGQSGGGGKAITLMAMPEARPLIHRVATMSGQHVTAAGPNNATRRARAFMAAAGVADYRALATLPVERLVEAMGATDPLEGKGDINFVSTLDHGVLPRHPFVPDAPAEAAHIPLIVGNTHDETGGWLRSTLLAGDTTWDNLSERLMGQMVKDVAPDHVIREYRAFYPDRTPGQILLAASTAGRSWPGHLIQAEERARIGAPTWMYQLDWPSPEADGVLGAYHTLDIPLVFDNTARAGKQTGNGPEARALAGRMADSFIAFARTGDPNTAALPTWPTYDLDRRGTMIFDTTCRIENDPRRQERLLFAVAPYIKPGG; translated from the coding sequence ATGCAGCGTCGCGAGGCGATAGGCCTGCTCGCCGCCGCGCCGTTGGTGCTGGCGGCGCGCGGACGGAGGGGCGCCGGCGGCGATCCAGTGGCAACAACGGTTCATGGCCGCGTGCGGGGCCTGCGCGAGGATGGCGTGCTGGCATTCCGCGGCGTGCGCTATGGCGCGGACACCGCCACCACCCGGTTCAGTCGGGCCCTGCCACCTGCCGCGTGGGACGGCATCGCCGATGCGACCCGCTATGGCGCAGCCGCCCCGCAGACCCGCGCGGGCGAGCCGACGTCGGAAGACTGCCTGTTCCTCAATGTCTGGACCCCGGCCACTGACGGCGCGCGGCGGCCGGTCATGGTTTACCTGCATGGCGGTGCGCATGCCCACGGCTCCGGATCGGACCCGCTCTATGATGGCGGCAATCTGGTGCGCCGGGGCGATGTCGTGGTGGTGACGCTGAACCACCGGCTGGCGGGCCTCGGCTATTGCTACCTGGCGCAACTGGGTGGCCCGGCGGAATCGGGCAATGTCGGCAATCTGGACATCGTGCTGGCGCTGCAATGGGTGCGCGCCAACATCGCCGCGTTCGGCGGCGATCCGGATTGCGTGATGCTGTTCGGCCAGTCGGGTGGCGGGGGCAAGGCGATCACGCTGATGGCCATGCCGGAGGCGCGACCGCTGATCCACCGGGTCGCCACCATGAGCGGGCAGCACGTGACGGCCGCCGGTCCCAACAACGCCACCCGCCGCGCCCGCGCCTTCATGGCGGCGGCAGGCGTCGCCGATTACCGCGCACTCGCCACCTTGCCGGTGGAGCGGCTGGTGGAGGCGATGGGCGCCACCGACCCGCTGGAAGGCAAGGGCGATATCAACTTCGTCTCCACACTGGATCACGGCGTACTGCCGCGCCACCCCTTCGTGCCGGACGCCCCGGCGGAGGCGGCGCATATCCCGCTGATCGTGGGCAACACGCATGACGAGACGGGCGGCTGGCTGCGCAGCACGCTGCTGGCGGGCGACACCACATGGGACAACCTGTCCGAACGGCTGATGGGCCAGATGGTGAAGGACGTGGCGCCCGATCACGTCATCCGCGAATATCGCGCCTTCTACCCCGATCGCACGCCGGGACAGATCCTGCTGGCGGCCAGCACCGCCGGCCGATCATGGCCCGGACACCTGATCCAGGCGGAGGAGCGCGCCCGCATCGGGGCGCCGACCTGGATGTACCAACTCGACTGGCCTTCGCCAGAGGCGGACGGCGTGCTGGGCGCGTACCACACGCTCGACATCCCGCTGGTATTCGACAACACGGCCCGGGCCGGGAAGCAGACCGGTAACGGGCCGGAAGCGCGCGCGCTGGCGGGGCGCATGGCCGACAGCTTCATCGCCTTCGCCCGCACCGGCGACCCGAACACCGCCGCCCTGCCCACCTGGCCAACCTATGACCTCGATCGTCGTGGCACGATGATCTTCGATACGACCTGCCGGATCGAGAACGATCCTCGCCGGCAGGAGCGGCTGCTGTTCGCGGTCGCGCCATATATCAAACCGGGCGGCTGA
- the kdgD gene encoding 5-dehydro-4-deoxyglucarate dehydratase, protein MSNLSPTEIAGRIGGGLLSFPVTHFDEGGAFLEDPYRAHCAWMLDHELAGLFAAGGTGEFFSLTPPEVRDVVAAAVAETAGRIPVISGCGYGTAIATGIARDAEAAGADGLLLLPPYLMGASQDGLFRHIDAVCKSTGMGVIVYNRDNGVVDDETLARLCDANANLIGFKDGVGDIELMTRIYARMGDRLTYIGGLPTAETFATPYLTMGVTTYSSAIFNFMPEWALHFYRSVRADDRAEVLKQLRDFVLPYITLRNRGRGYAVSIVKAGMRVIGRDAGPVRSPLTDLSAAEQEELRVLIERANAGVLTPAE, encoded by the coding sequence ATGTCGAACCTGAGCCCTACCGAAATCGCCGGCCGCATCGGCGGCGGGCTGCTGTCGTTTCCCGTCACCCATTTCGATGAAGGTGGCGCGTTCCTGGAAGATCCCTATCGCGCGCATTGCGCATGGATGCTGGATCATGAACTGGCCGGCCTGTTCGCCGCCGGCGGTACGGGAGAATTCTTCTCCCTGACGCCGCCCGAAGTGCGCGACGTGGTCGCCGCCGCCGTGGCGGAGACGGCCGGGCGCATCCCCGTGATATCCGGCTGCGGTTACGGCACTGCCATCGCCACCGGCATCGCCCGCGATGCGGAGGCAGCGGGCGCGGACGGCCTGCTGTTGCTGCCCCCCTATCTGATGGGTGCATCGCAGGACGGGCTATTCCGCCACATCGATGCCGTGTGCAAGAGCACGGGCATGGGCGTCATCGTCTACAACCGCGACAACGGCGTGGTGGATGACGAGACGCTGGCCCGCCTGTGCGATGCCAACGCCAACCTGATCGGGTTCAAGGACGGGGTCGGCGATATCGAGCTGATGACCCGCATCTATGCCCGCATGGGCGACCGGCTGACCTATATCGGCGGCCTGCCCACGGCCGAGACCTTCGCCACGCCGTACCTGACGATGGGCGTGACGACCTATTCCAGCGCGATCTTCAACTTCATGCCGGAATGGGCGCTGCACTTCTACCGCTCCGTCCGCGCGGACGACCGGGCCGAGGTGCTGAAGCAGCTGCGCGATTTCGTCCTGCCCTACATCACGCTGCGCAACCGAGGTCGCGGCTATGCCGTGTCGATCGTGAAGGCGGGGATGCGGGTGATCGGGCGCGATGCGGGTCCGGTGCGCTCACCGCTGACCGACCTTTCGGCTGCCGAGCAGGAGGAACTGCGCGTGCTGATCGAGCGGGCCAACGCCGGCGTGCTCACCCCGGCGGAGTGA
- a CDS encoding MFS transporter, producing the protein MATSSAPTRIRYRIIVLIFIITVINYADRATFSIAGNQASLELGLSEIQTGFILSAFAWAYVLAQVPGGALLDRFGTKRIYAGAIAIWSLFTATQGFAGWLPGVSAVTMLFVLRFCVGAAEAPSFPGNARLVAAWFPGPERGTASAIFNSAQYFSLVTFAPLMGWLAHDFGWRSVFWVMGALGLLAALAFVRLIHSPVRHPSINAAELEYIEAGGGLIRMEDAATGPREATFTRANLAKLLTNRMLLGIYLGQYCINVLTYFFVTWFPIYLVRERGLNILEAGFAAALPALCGFVGGVAGGFMSDRLLKRTGNIDLARKAPLVVGMLLATLIIGCVYAESEWMVITLLSVAFFGKGVASLGWAVMSDVSPRQLAGLAGGVFNMFGNIAGIVTPIVIGYIVATTGSFDGALIFVGAHCLLTIFAFLVIVGPIRRLEIA; encoded by the coding sequence ATGGCCACCAGCAGCGCGCCGACACGTATCCGCTACCGGATCATCGTCCTGATCTTCATCATCACCGTCATCAATTATGCCGACCGCGCGACCTTCTCCATCGCCGGTAATCAGGCTTCGCTGGAACTGGGGTTGAGCGAGATCCAGACCGGCTTCATCCTGTCGGCCTTCGCCTGGGCCTATGTGCTGGCGCAGGTGCCGGGTGGCGCGCTGCTGGACCGGTTCGGGACGAAGCGCATCTACGCAGGGGCCATCGCCATCTGGTCGCTGTTCACCGCCACGCAGGGCTTTGCCGGCTGGCTGCCGGGCGTGTCGGCCGTCACCATGCTGTTCGTGCTGCGTTTCTGCGTCGGCGCGGCGGAGGCGCCGTCCTTTCCCGGCAACGCCCGCCTGGTCGCGGCATGGTTTCCAGGGCCGGAGCGGGGCACGGCATCGGCGATCTTCAACTCGGCGCAATATTTCAGCCTGGTCACCTTCGCCCCGCTGATGGGATGGCTGGCGCATGATTTCGGCTGGCGATCGGTGTTCTGGGTCATGGGCGCGCTGGGTCTGCTGGCAGCGCTCGCCTTCGTGCGGCTGATCCACTCGCCTGTGCGGCACCCGTCGATCAATGCGGCGGAACTGGAGTATATCGAGGCCGGCGGCGGGCTGATCCGGATGGAGGATGCTGCTACGGGTCCGCGGGAGGCGACGTTCACCCGCGCCAACCTGGCAAAGCTGCTGACCAACCGGATGCTGCTGGGCATCTATCTGGGCCAGTACTGCATCAACGTGCTGACCTATTTCTTCGTCACCTGGTTCCCGATCTACCTGGTGCGCGAACGCGGGCTCAACATCCTGGAGGCGGGTTTTGCCGCGGCTCTGCCGGCGCTGTGCGGCTTCGTCGGCGGAGTGGCGGGCGGCTTTATGTCGGACCGGTTGTTGAAGCGGACCGGTAATATCGACCTTGCGCGCAAGGCGCCGCTGGTGGTGGGCATGCTGCTGGCGACCCTCATCATCGGCTGCGTCTATGCGGAAAGCGAATGGATGGTGATCACGCTGCTGTCGGTCGCCTTTTTCGGCAAGGGCGTCGCGTCGCTCGGATGGGCGGTGATGTCCGACGTCTCGCCCCGGCAGCTCGCGGGCTTGGCCGGCGGTGTGTTCAACATGTTCGGCAATATCGCGGGGATCGTCACCCCGATCGTTATCGGCTACATCGTCGCCACCACCGGGTCGTTCGACGGGGCGCTGATCTTCGTGGGCGCGCATTGCCTGCTGACCATCTTTGCGTTCCTGGTGATCGTCGGCCCGATCCGTCGGCTGGAGATTGCCTGA
- a CDS encoding sigma-70 family RNA polymerase sigma factor, which yields MHAVRARLEWYKAAILPHEGALRARLRRVLPDGADVDDMVAEAMARAYAAGDIAESATGRAYLFRIARNLVIDAARRSKIVSFEMVADLELLGSDTTTLDRIEARDELRHLQAIIDTLPPQCRRAFVLRRVYDWSVGAIAEDMGLSVSTVDKHLARAALKVSQAIGQYEGNGFGWSLGKRGKTAGDRTAGGGTPSGGARQRV from the coding sequence GTGCACGCTGTCAGGGCCAGGCTGGAATGGTACAAGGCGGCAATCCTGCCGCACGAGGGCGCGTTGCGCGCACGATTGCGCCGGGTCCTGCCCGATGGCGCGGATGTCGACGACATGGTGGCGGAGGCGATGGCCCGTGCCTACGCCGCGGGCGACATCGCCGAAAGCGCGACCGGCCGTGCCTACCTGTTCCGCATCGCCCGCAACCTGGTGATCGATGCGGCGCGCCGCAGCAAGATCGTCTCTTTCGAGATGGTAGCCGATCTGGAACTGCTCGGCAGCGACACCACCACGCTCGACCGGATCGAGGCGCGCGACGAACTGCGGCACCTGCAGGCCATCATCGACACGCTGCCCCCGCAATGCCGCCGTGCCTTCGTGCTTCGTCGGGTATACGACTGGTCTGTCGGCGCGATAGCAGAGGACATGGGCTTGTCCGTTTCTACAGTGGACAAGCACTTGGCCCGCGCGGCGCTGAAGGTATCGCAGGCGATCGGCCAGTATGAAGGCAACGGGTTTGGCTGGTCTCTCGGAAAGCGCGGCAAAACGGCAGGCGATCGAACGGCAGGCGGTGGAACGCCTTCTGGAGGCGCGCGCCAGCGGGTCTGA
- a CDS encoding LysR substrate-binding domain-containing protein, whose product MFELSQLRCFVAAAEELHFGRAAQRLNMTQSPLSRQIQLLERILNVTLLERTSRSVSLTPAGQVFLIEARRIVRLAESAALSARRVANGDTGKVSIGFTAVSGYHLVPKIVAQARATLPNVELDLREMVTGDQVDALLIGLIDVGFVRPPVDRAEFDTLCVLHEPLVAALPAGDPRLGKASLTPQDFDGRPLIMYARQGAGYFHAMLLHLFDTAGVVPDYVQHVTQIHSMLGLVHAGLAAAIVPESAAGLHMLDVQFRRFETNPEKPVELHMAWRRDNANPALEPMRRLCAESVG is encoded by the coding sequence ATGTTCGAATTGAGCCAGCTGCGCTGCTTCGTCGCCGCCGCGGAGGAACTGCATTTCGGCCGCGCGGCGCAGCGGCTGAACATGACGCAATCCCCCCTCAGCCGGCAGATCCAGCTGCTCGAACGCATCCTCAACGTCACGCTGCTGGAACGTACCAGCCGCTCCGTCAGCCTGACGCCGGCGGGGCAGGTATTCCTGATAGAGGCGCGGCGGATCGTGCGGCTGGCGGAAAGCGCCGCACTGTCCGCCCGCCGCGTGGCCAATGGCGACACCGGCAAGGTGTCGATCGGCTTCACCGCGGTGTCCGGCTACCATCTCGTCCCCAAGATCGTGGCGCAGGCGCGCGCGACCCTGCCCAATGTGGAGCTGGACCTGCGCGAGATGGTCACCGGCGATCAGGTGGACGCGCTGCTGATCGGGCTGATCGATGTCGGCTTCGTCCGCCCGCCGGTGGACCGGGCGGAGTTCGACACGCTGTGCGTCCTGCACGAACCGCTGGTGGCCGCGTTGCCCGCCGGTGATCCGCGATTGGGCAAGGCCAGCCTGACGCCGCAGGATTTCGATGGGCGCCCGCTGATCATGTATGCCCGGCAGGGCGCCGGCTATTTTCATGCCATGCTGCTGCACCTGTTCGACACGGCGGGCGTGGTGCCCGATTACGTGCAGCACGTGACGCAGATCCATTCGATGCTGGGCCTCGTCCACGCCGGCCTCGCCGCAGCGATCGTGCCGGAGTCAGCCGCTGGCCTGCACATGCTGGACGTGCAGTTCCGCCGGTTCGAGACGAACCCGGAAAAGCCGGTGGAGCTGCACATGGCTTGGCGGCGCGACAATGCGAACCCGGCGCTGGAACCGATGCGCCGGCTATGTGCGGAGAGTGTGGGGTGA